Genomic window (Chromatiales bacterium 21-64-14):
TGAAATAATTGCTGTTAGTGGTGAATGGCACCGAATTTGCTGTGCACTAGGCGAGAGGAACGCGTACGGGACGGTGCGTGTCCGCAGGCTTCCACAGTTGCGCCGATTCCGATCTAACGGAGTTCCAACCCAGGCCGGACTGGCGCAACGAAGATCAAAGACAGCGGTGCATACGCCATGAGCCTTTCCAAGAAGATCAACGGCCATACCGTCGTCGCGCGACCCGTCTTCAAGGGCGATGCCCTCCCCGCCTATTGGGTCGGCGCCATCAACGACCGCCCCATGACGCGGACCTTTCCATCCGCCCGGGACGTGTTCCGGTTCGTGGAGCGCGCCGGTCTTCAGACCTGACGGCCTGCGGTCTGCCCGTTGCCGACGCGCCGGGCGTTACGCTCGCACCGCCCGGTTTGTTCCGGATGGGCGCCACCGGAGCCGGTGGCCTAACCCGCAGTACTCATAGAGGCTAGCGGGCGTCGGGTGCGCTCGCAACGAGGCGGCACCGGTGCATCGGTAAGCCGGCTACAGTGGATGCCGCCGCGCGCGTACCCCGCCCAAGCGCAATGGGTCCGGACGTGCCACGGTCCCGTCACGGGCCGATCCGGAGCGGGGTTGGCCGCGTATCGCAACCGCCGTACACTCCCCACCGGCCCACGCCGGGTCGCGGATCCTCTGACATCCTTCGCACGCCGGCCGACGTGGCACAGCGGCGCTAGCGTGTGCCGCGCAATCTCGGTAGCAACAGCGGCGCGTGATCAGGACCACATCAGGACCACATCAGGACCACATTCGAGGGGGCAGCAATTGGCAACGAACTCCGTGGGCACGCCTGAAGTACGGTGGAACGGCGCGGGCACCCAGCAGCCGCGGTCACGACGTCGGGTGGCGACCGTTGTCTTGGGGACGTTATGCGCGATCACCGCGTTCCGCGGAGTGGCGGCGTCCCCCGAACCGAGTCTCGCAACGCTGGCCGCATTACAGCGAACCGGCGCGCGGGTAAGCTTCCTGGCGGTGGACCTCGGCCACCCGCGGGTGGTGGCCGCCCTCGACCCGAGTCAGCGGCTGGTCCCCGCCTCCCTGACCAAGCTGTACACCGCCGCTTATGCCCTGGAACGCTGGGGCGCCGAGAAGACCTTCACGACGGCGTTCACTAGCCGGGGCACGATACGCGACGGCCGGCTCCAGGGCGACTTGGTGTTCCAAGGCATCGGGGATCCTTCCCTTACCAACGCCGGGTTGTGGTCACTCGCCGCCGGTGTTCGGCAACGCGGGATCCAGGAAGTTGACGGGGATCTGATCATCAACGCGGCCGGATTCGCGCCGGTGAACTGCACCGCCGCCGACCGGTGCCATGCACTGCGCACCAGCCACAACGCCTACAACGCACCCCTGTCCGCGGCGGGCGTGGACTATGCCACCGTCAGCGTAGCGGTGATCCCCGCCGCACACCCCGGGGAGCCCGCGCGGCTGGCGCTGGAACCCTTCGCAATCCCGATGATCCGTCTGGTCGGTGCGGTGCAGACCGGGCCCGCCAACGTCGCGGCCGCCGTCCGGGTGACCCGCCGCACCGAGGGTGACACCGATGTGGTGACGGTATCGGGCCGGGTTCCGGCCAACGGTCCGGTGGTGCGGGTGTATCGTTCCGTCTCGGACCCCGACCGGCAGGCGGGCCAGTTGCTCCGGGCGTTCCTCCAGCAGGCCGGTGTGCGCATCACCGGGACGATCCGTACCGAATCCCGGCCCCCCGCGCCCCAGAATCAGCGGGTAGCCGCGGTGGAAGGCGAGCCCCTGGGCATCGAACTTCGCAAGATGCTGACCTACAGCAACAACTACATGGCCGATACGCTGGCCCTGGATCTGGCGGCGGCGCAGATCCCACGACGGCAAGTCGATCTGCGGGACGCCGGGCGGCTGCTGGAACAATACGCGGGCGCGATCAACGCCCGCGGGCCATTCCGCGCCGTCGGAGGCGCGGACGCCCATCCGGTGTTCTGGAGCGGGAGCGGGTTGACGGTGCGCAACGCGTTGTCGGCCCGGGATCTGGTCGCACTGCTGAACCATATGTACTTGCGTGCCGGCGACTTCCCCGCCTTCCTCGGCGCCCTCACGGTGCCCGCCCATACGCCGGTCCCGATGCTGGCCCAGGGCGCCCCGGTGTGGCGCACGCGCATCGCCGTGAAGACCGGTTCCCTGTCGGAACCGGTATCGGTATTTGGCGTAGCGGGCTACTTCCGTTCCCCGCATGGAGGCTGGGGTGCCTTCGCGGCAATCATCAATGGTTCGGCGCGGCGCCCGAACATTCCCCTGGATACGTCACTGGCCGCCGTGCGATCCGCGGTAGAGGCCGTGATCAGCACTCCCCTGCCGCGCGGATCTCGCGCAGCGCACTAATAAACGCGTACGCCGCCACCGAGAACAGCACGACCACGGCCAGAAAGAACCCCACATCCACATGGGAGAGATTGGGGATATTCAGGCCGGTGGCAATCCCCCAGGCACCGATCGCCGGATCGGCGAGCCCCGCGGCACCTACCAGTACGAACGCGAGCCCGCCGCCGGCCAGGGTCCGGCCCGCCACCCGGTGGGCCACATAGGCGCGCGCGGCGTCGGGCAGCCGGCGGCGCGCCATCCAGGCACCGAAAGCCCACCCTAGCAGCATCTGGGCCACCATGGTCCCGAGTCCGAACAGGAGCCCGGGAAGGAACGCCAAGTATGGACTACCGGTGGCGGGCGCCAGCACCGTGTAGAGGATCAGCGCGAAGCCACCGGTACCCCAGCCCGCGATGAACCCATGGACCAGCGGCATATAGCCGGGGATCGGCTTCGGGTCCGCCGCATCCCCCGCGGCACCGTGAAACAGATGGGGTACACGTCCGCGCCTCAGGGTGTACCAGCCGGACGCCGCCATCACCGCGCCCACTATTATGTAGATGTAAAAATTCCAGCGCGGATGGTGGATGAAATCCAGCAGCGCGAAGTACGCCAGTTCGCAGGCGAGGGCGCGCTGGACCGCGAAGGTCGCGGAGAACAGGAACCCGGCACGCATGCCACCCTTGCGGCTGTAACTGCCCACCGAGTAGCTGAAGGTGATGGGCCAAGTATGTTCGTCCGGCGTGATCCCATGCAGCATCCCGATCCAGAATGCGGTGAACAGATCCAGGCCCAGCCCAAGGGAAAGGGCACCGGCACCAAGCGCGCCTGCGGGAACCAGATCCATACCTGCCTCGTGGGGACCCGACTACGGGGGTCCGGTGGAACCGGACCACGGCGTCGCGGGATCCATCTCCCCGCCGCCGCCCCCTGGAGGGAACGACCGCACAGGGAAATTCAATGGGTTGGATTGCACACGTCAAATAAGCTTGATTCTCTCAGGAAATACACGGCCAAACAATGTGAATTAAAACATCTGGCCGAATTCAGACCGCTATGCTGCTGCTGTTGATACAGCGCGCGCCATTGTACTTGTGAACGTCTCTTCATGACTAAAGCCCCCTCATGGAAAAGAAGAAAAGAATGGGACACCCACGAATCCTGACCGCTGTGGGCTGAGAGAAAAGAATGGGACACCCACGAATCTTGACCGCTATGGGCTGATGGGAAAAGAATGGGACACTCACGAATCTTGACCGCTGTGGGGTGAGGGAGTAGGTTTATTGTGGAACTTGTCATAGACGTTCAAGGAGGAACGTATGACCCGCGCACGCAGGGAAGTG
Coding sequences:
- a CDS encoding D-alanyl-D-alanine carboxypeptidase/D-alanyl-D-alanine-endopeptidase, yielding MPPRAYPAQAQWVRTCHGPVTGRSGAGLAAYRNRRTLPTGPRRVADPLTSFARRPTWHSGASVCRAISVATAARDQDHIRTTSGPHSRGQQLATNSVGTPEVRWNGAGTQQPRSRRRVATVVLGTLCAITAFRGVAASPEPSLATLAALQRTGARVSFLAVDLGHPRVVAALDPSQRLVPASLTKLYTAAYALERWGAEKTFTTAFTSRGTIRDGRLQGDLVFQGIGDPSLTNAGLWSLAAGVRQRGIQEVDGDLIINAAGFAPVNCTAADRCHALRTSHNAYNAPLSAAGVDYATVSVAVIPAAHPGEPARLALEPFAIPMIRLVGAVQTGPANVAAAVRVTRRTEGDTDVVTVSGRVPANGPVVRVYRSVSDPDRQAGQLLRAFLQQAGVRITGTIRTESRPPAPQNQRVAAVEGEPLGIELRKMLTYSNNYMADTLALDLAAAQIPRRQVDLRDAGRLLEQYAGAINARGPFRAVGGADAHPVFWSGSGLTVRNALSARDLVALLNHMYLRAGDFPAFLGALTVPAHTPVPMLAQGAPVWRTRIAVKTGSLSEPVSVFGVAGYFRSPHGGWGAFAAIINGSARRPNIPLDTSLAAVRSAVEAVISTPLPRGSRAAH